In one Rutidosis leptorrhynchoides isolate AG116_Rl617_1_P2 chromosome 8, CSIRO_AGI_Rlap_v1, whole genome shotgun sequence genomic region, the following are encoded:
- the LOC139862957 gene encoding uncharacterized protein encodes MRKSAYVLHRNGKLIPNDVSFPFVLFLNHNNFSNSQIQFPSRKLIRDSLLPFNRTAESPSIAPNHQSNRMLGFQTDIVTLKRLCKSGDTQNALIMLRDMEHSKGCKLSVTYYNVVINRLCKDRRIMDALNIYYDMIAKGIVPNVMTFRFLIQGLCNLGLYGAAHDLLSEMMAKSGFWNAVTFNVLVHSLCKDDKVREAHKMIIVMDSYWSVYDVVSYNILINGYCKIKRLDAAFSLSIEMSEKRINPDVVTYTTLIKGLCQIGRLEDALVCFGQLRDYGLVPDVITYSTLMDFLFKNKKYDEAIVLFRTIEECKVVPNINMYNIVIDGVCKAGKVDYGEELFRKIPSSGLQPSFYTYNILINGYCKSRMIDKAMSLFMEMSRNKVNPTIVTYNTLINGLCHVGRHNDALCLFNEIQSHGLDPTIVTYSTLIDSYFENEKFDEALAMFRRMECVGLTPNIVLWNILIDGMCKFGKVDIGYEIFKDLGSKGLMPNVRTYNIMMNGLFKDCKFNDANVLLREMMIGGCMPDGFTFNIIIQGFIRCNETKMAIQFLERMLDAGFSADSQTSTDLVNLLTVKKLDDASKEVLIKFFKLASNA; translated from the coding sequence ATGAGGAAATCTGCTTACGTTCTTCATCGAAATGGTAAGTTAATTCCTAATGACgtctcttttccattcgtcttatTTCTAAATCATAATAATTTTTCAAATTCTCAAATTCAATTTCCCTCTCGTAAATTAATCAGAGATTCATTACTTCCGTTTAATCGGACGGCTGAAAGTCCATCAATTGCCCCAAATCATCAATCTAATCGAATGTTAGGGTTTCAAACCGATATCGTTACCCTAAAAAGGCTATGTAAATCAGGCGATACACAGAATGCATTAATTATGCTTAGAGATATGGAACATAGCAAAGGCTGTAAGCTAAGTGTTACTTATTACAATGTCGTAATCAATCGCCTCTGTAAGGACCGACGGATAATGGACGCTCTCAATATCTATTACGATATGATCGCGAAAGGTATTGTTCCGAATGTTATGACATTTAGGTTTTTGATTCAAGGTTTGTGTAATTTAGGTTTATATGGAGCCGCACACGATTTGTTGAGTGAAATGATGGCGAAAAGTGGTTTTTGGAATGCTGTGACGTTTAACGTTTTAGTTCATTCACTTTGTAAAGATGACAAGGTTAGAGAAGCGCATAAAATGATTATTGTTATGGACTCGTATTGGTCTGTTTATGATGTTGTTAGCTATAATATTTTAATTAATGGATATTGTAAGATCAAAAGATTAGATGCAGCTTTTAGTCTTTCTATTGAAATGTCAGAGAAAAGAATAAATCCTGACGTTGTAACGTATACCACTCTTATTAAAGGTTTGTGCCAAATAGGTAGACTCGAGGATGCACtagtttgttttggtcaacttcggGATTACGGTCTGGTTCCGGATGTTATTACGTACTCAACATTGATGGATTTTTTGTTTAAGAATAAGAAATACGATGAGGCAATTGTGTTGTTTAGGACTATTGAAGAATGTAAAGTAGTTCCAAATATTAATATGTACAATATAGTCATCGACGGTGTATGCAAAGCTGGAAAAGTTGACTATGGTGAAGAACTTTTTAGGAAAATCCCGTCATCGGGCTTGCAGCCGAGTTTTTATACGTATAATATCCTGATTAATGGGTATTGCAAGAGCAGAATGATCGATAAAGCGATGAGTCTATTTATGGAAATGTCTAGAAATAAAGTTAATCCTACTATTGTGACTTATAACACTTTGATTAACGGTTTGTGTCATGTTGGAAGACATAATGATGCTTTATGTCTTTTTAATGAAATTCAAAGTCATGGTTTAGATCCAACTATAGTTACTTACTCTACTTTGATAGATTCGTATTTTGAAAATGAAAAATTTGACGAGGCGTTAGCGATGTTCAGACGTATGGAATGTGTTGGGTTGACTCCTAATATTGTTCTTTGGAATATTTTAATTGATGGAATGTGTAAATTTGGGAAAGTGGATATTGGTTATGAAATTTTTAAGGATTTGGGCTCTAAAGGTTTGATGCCTAATGTTCGTACTTATAATATTATGATGAATGGATTATTTAAAGATTGTAAATTCAACGATGCAAATGTTTTGCTTCGGGAAATGATGATTGGAGGCTGCATGCCGGATGgttttacttttaatattattattcagGGATTTATTCGTTGTAATGAAACGAAAATGGCAATTCAATTTCTTGAAAGGATGCTCGATGCTGGTTTCAGTGCAGATTCACAGACGTCAACGGATCTCGTGAATTTGTTGACTGTAAAAAAGTTGGATGATGCTTCAAAGGAAGTGCTTATTAAGTTTTTCAAACTTGCATCTAACGCGTAA